A window of Acidimicrobiales bacterium contains these coding sequences:
- a CDS encoding DUF2891 family protein, translating to MTSFPQVASPSLPVEEADGHELAQDAHGPFRTMLEVYRDRFAADLSQPITDCVERKDTRWPVFSGCVDWHSAVHAHFALASLAASMHDTSLIRPLVLAATPDAVAEEMSLVESGVLDHENPYGFAWLLVASLAWTDTADRRFAELADAAAAQLALRYRDEPLALSRDLSNDNYDNAAWAILNLHRYASSRNDGPLATELEGWLATTAPTALSELGCGTAESKPGTEFFEPCLLLVHALGTIVPCIASEWVATTEPGAWIRPDLGPDTIVGSHHAGQNFSRAWGYRTLHVLTGAPEFDEAYARSLLAHWSLPGYWRSDYLRHAHWIAQFGIYALALSDPDSIVYEETSSC from the coding sequence GTGACGTCGTTTCCGCAAGTTGCGTCTCCCTCCCTTCCGGTGGAGGAAGCCGACGGACACGAGCTTGCGCAAGATGCTCACGGGCCCTTCAGGACGATGCTGGAGGTCTATCGGGATCGCTTCGCCGCAGACCTGAGCCAGCCGATCACCGACTGCGTCGAACGCAAGGACACCCGATGGCCGGTATTCTCGGGCTGCGTCGACTGGCACTCGGCGGTTCACGCCCACTTCGCTCTGGCGTCGCTCGCAGCGTCCATGCACGATACGAGCCTGATCCGACCACTGGTCCTCGCCGCCACGCCCGATGCTGTGGCGGAGGAGATGTCGCTCGTGGAGTCCGGAGTTCTCGACCATGAGAATCCGTATGGTTTCGCATGGTTGCTCGTAGCTTCGCTGGCATGGACGGACACTGCGGATCGACGTTTCGCCGAGCTGGCTGACGCGGCGGCGGCTCAACTAGCGCTGCGTTACCGCGACGAACCCCTCGCACTCTCGCGCGATCTTTCGAACGACAACTATGACAACGCAGCATGGGCCATTCTGAATCTCCACCGCTACGCATCGTCGCGGAACGACGGGCCCCTTGCGACGGAGCTCGAGGGTTGGTTGGCGACGACAGCTCCGACTGCTCTGAGCGAGCTGGGATGTGGCACCGCTGAGTCGAAGCCGGGAACAGAGTTCTTCGAGCCATGCCTTCTTCTCGTTCATGCCCTCGGGACGATCGTCCCCTGTATCGCATCTGAGTGGGTGGCCACGACCGAGCCCGGGGCGTGGATCCGCCCGGATCTCGGCCCCGACACGATTGTCGGATCCCACCACGCCGGCCAGAACTTCTCGCGCGCGTGGGGCTATCGGACGTTGCATGTGCTGACGGGTGCGCCCGAGTTCGATGAGGCCTATGCCAGGTCGCTCTTGGCTCATTGGTCGCTGCCCGGCTACTGGCGCAGCGACTACTTACGCCATGCTCACTGGATCGCCCAGTTCGGCATCTACGCGTTGGCGCTTTCCGATCCCGACTCGAT